The nucleotide window GCTCCCGGTACGGCACCCGCACTCGTACCTGCACCTGCCCTGCCGACCTCCGGCCTCGGCCCTTTCCCGGCCGTCCACACCCCTTGACGCCCCTCGGCGCGCCCCGTCCTGCCCGAACCCGGCAGCGCGCTCCCCGGTCCTCGATCCCCAGCCCTCGATCCCCGGCCGGGAACTCGGTCACCGCGATCTCGGCGATGTCTCGGGAGGCAGACGCATACCCCCAGTCCGCATACCCCCGCCCACTAACCCCCGCCCACTAACCCCCACCCCCCTCACCCGCTAACCGCCACCCGCTACCGCCCTCGCCCGCTAACCACCCCGGCTGACACCGACCCCTCGGGCCACCTCCGACGCCTGACCACCCCCAGCCACCCCGCCGCCTCCCACCGCCCCCGGCGCAACCCCCCTTCGCCGCACTCGGCACGGGCCCGACCCCGTACCGGTACGCGCACCCTCCCTACCTGCGAAGCAGCTCAACCCCCAAGCAATTCGCCCCAGTTGAGGCCGTCGCGTCGGCGACCCCGTTCACATCAATTCCTGTCCGAATCATTGACGCCCGCGAACGCCCTCCGTACCTTGTGGCAGCAAGCGCTTACTTGAAACGATTCATGGCAGCGGACGACGACGTCGCGAGGAGGCCCGACTGTGGGGATAAACGGGAGTGTCGAGAGGCGGACGGTCCTCAAGGCGGCCGGGGCGTCGCTCACGGCGGCGGGGCTGGCCGCGACCACGGGCTGCGGGGGCGACAGCGGCGGATCGGGCGACGGCACGGTCGAGATCCGCTTCGCGTGGTGGGGCGCGGAGGAGCGTGCCAAGCGCATCAACCGGTCCATCAAGCTCTTCGAGAAGAAGTACCCGAAGATCAAGGTGAAGACGGACTTCCAGGATTACGTGGCCTTTTGGGAGAAGTTCCAGACGCAGGCCGCGGGCGGAAATCCACCGGACGTATTCCAGAACGCCGTCGCATTCCTGCGGAAGTACGACAAGAGAAGTGTCCTCCTCGACCTCAAGTCGCAAGTGGACGCGGGAAATCTGGACCTGAAGAACTTCCGCTCCGGTGTCGAGAAGGTCGGTGAGGTCGACGGAAAGCTGCTCGGTGTGCCCGTCGGCTCCAACACCATGTCGCTCGTCATCGACGAGAAGGTCTTCGAGGCGGCCGGCGTCAAGGCCGAGCAGGGCTGGACCTGGGACGAGTACTTCGGCGCGCTGAAGAAGATCCACGACACCCAGAAGGTGGCGGGCGACACCGGCTACTTCGGGATCATGTACCTCTACGACCTCTACCTCCGCCAGAACGGCAAGGCGTTCTTCACCGAGGACGGACTCGGTTTCGAGGAGGCCGATCTGACGGAGTGGTGGCAGGACGGCTACAACCGCGTGAAGGCCGGCATCGTCACCGACCCCAAGAAGGTCGAGCAGCTCAAGCCCAAGTCGGCGCTGGCCTCCGGCGACGCGGCGTCCGAGTTCACCTGGGACAACTTCACCGTGCGCTACACCACGGAGGGCGACAGCACCTACGGGCTGGCCCCGATCCCCACGACCGACGGCAAGGACACCGGCCAGTACCTCGGCTCGCTCATGCTGAGCGGTTTCGCACGGACCGAGCACCCCGAGGAGGTGGCCCAGTTCATCTCCTTCATGGTGCACGACCCCGAGGTCGGCAAGATCATGGGCTACGACCGGGGCATCCTCGCCACCACCGAGCAGTTCGAGGCGTACAAGCCCACCGACGCCCCCAACCAGGCGATCGCGAAGTACGAGGAGGACGTCGCCGCGGCCGGGCTGCTCGGCACCATCACCCCGCACCCGGCGGGCGCCGACACCGTGGAAGCCGCGTTCCTGCGCGTCGCCGCCGACATGTCGACGGGCAAGACCAAGGTCTCCGACGCGGTGAAGCAGTTCTTCTCCGAGGCGAAGACCGCCCTCGCCGCCTGATGGGAACGGCCGTGACGACGCTCATCAAGGACTCTCCGCCGGACGTCCCGCAGGAGCGTCCCGGTCCCCCCGCCGCCCTGAGGCGGCGGGGCCGCCGGGACAACCTCGCCGGTTACCTCTTCATGTCCCCCTGGATCGCGGGCTTCCTGCTGCTGACCGCGGGGCCGATGGCGGCATCGCTCTACTTCGCGTTCACCGACTACAACCTCTTCGACTCCCCGAAGTGGATCGGCTTCGACAACTTCACCCGGATGTTCGACGATCCGCGGTGGCAGAAGTCGGTGGAGGTGACGGCGAAGTACGTCGTCATCGGCACCCCGCTGAAGCTGATGCTCGCGCTGGGTGTCGCCCTGCTGCTCTCGCAGAGCCGGCGCGGGCAGGCCTTCTACCGGGCCGCGTTCTACGCCCCCTCGCTGATCGGGGCGAGCGTGTCCGTCGGCTTCGTGTGGCGGGCCCTGTTCTCCGACGACGCCGCGGTGGACCGTACGCAGTCGTTCTTCGGTCTCGACGTCGGCGGCTGGGTCGGCAACCCGGACTGGGTGCTCTACAGCCTCGTGGCGCTCACGGTCTGGCAGTTCGGCGCCCCGATGGTCATCTTCCTGGCCGGGCTGAAGCAGGTGCCGAAGGAACTGTACGAGGCGGCCGAGGTGGACGGCGCCGGACCGTTCAAGCGGTTCTGGAGCATCACCCTGCCGATGATCTCCCCGGTGCTGTTCTTCAACGTGCTGCTGGAGACCATCCACTCGTTCCAGATCTTCGGATCCGCGTACGTCGTCTCCAACGCCACCTGCGGGCCGGCCGACGCCACGCTCGTCTACACCTGTTACCTCTACCAGAAGGGCTTCAAGGAGGCCCAGATGGGCTTCGCCTCCGCGATGGCCTGGATGCTGCTGCTCGCCGTGGCGCTCGTGACGGTGGTCCTCTTCTGGTCCCAGAAGCGGTGGGTGCACTACGAGGAGGCCTCCCGATGAGCACCGGCACCGCGACCACGGCGACCGTGACCACGACCGGGGCGGGTCCTTCGCGCAGTCCCCGGGAACCCGGGCGCGGGCGCACCGGATCGCTCGCCTGGCACCTCGGCGCGCTGCTCGTCCTCGCGGTCGTCATCTATCCCGTCATCTGGGTCCTGGGCGCCTCCTTCAAGCCGAGCCGGGAGATCATCGGCAGCCTGGAGCTGTTCCCGACCGACCCGATCCTGCAGAACTTCAAGGGGCTCGCGGACGGCATCGCGGACATCTCGATCGCCACGTTCTTCCAGAACTCCCTCCTCTACGCGCTCGGCTCCGTCGCCGGCATCCTCGTCTCCTGCTCGCTGACGGCGTACGCCTTCGCCCGCATCCGGTTCGCCGGGCGCAACCTGATGTTCTCGCTCATGATCGGCACGCTGCTGCTGCCGTACCACGTGCTGCTCATCCCGCAGTACGTGATGTTCCAGAAGCTCGAACTGATCAACACATACGTGCCGCTGCTGCTCGGCAAGTACCTGGCCACCGAGGCGTTCTTCGTCTTCCTCATGGTGCAGTTCATGCGCAACCTGCCCAGGGAGCTGGACGAGGCGGCCCGGCTCGACGGCTGCGGGCACCTGCGGATCTACTGGTCGATCGTGCTGCCGCTGTGCCGGCCGGCCCTCATCACCAGCGCGATCTTCACCTTCATCAACGCCTGGAACGACTTCATGGGCCCGCTGATCTACCTCAACGAGCCCGCCAAGTACACCGTCTCGCTCGGCATGATGATGTTCCGCGACCAGGAGGGCGTCGCCAACTACGGCGGCATGATCGCCATGTCGCTGGTGGCGCTGCTGCCCGTGCTGGCCTTCTTCCTCGCCTTCCAGCGCTATCTGATCGACGGTATGGCGACCTCCGGTCTGAAGGGCTGAGCCGGTCATGACCCAGACGCGCACGAAGGCCCGTACGGCCGCCGCCGGGCGGGAGTCCGTCCTCGCCGAGCGGTTCGCGCTCTTCGCGGAGTGCCTGCTCACCGGGGTGTGGATCGCGGTGGCCTCGCTGCCCGTGGTCACCTACCCCGCCGCGTTCGCCGCCGGGTCGCGGCACCTGCGGCGGCGTACGTCCCATGCGGCGGGCGGCTGGCGGGAGTTCGCCGCGGACTTCCGCCTGGCCGTGCGCGGCGGGTGGGCCGCGGGACTCGCCGGGTGGGCCGCGGCCCTCGCGGTGTGGGTGGACGTCCAGGCCGTGCGTGCCGGGATCCCCGGCGGCCCGGCCGTCGGAGCCGTCGGGCTGTTCGCGCTGATCGGGCTGGCCGTCGCCGGGCTGCGCGCCGCGGCGGTCTGGGAGCCCGGGGCGTCCTGGCGCGGGCTGCTCGGCGCCGCCGGACGCCGTACGGTCCTCGACCCCGCGGGGTCTTTCCTGCTCGTCGGCGGACTGGCCGTCGTGGCCGTCTCCGCCTGGTTCGTGCCGCCGCTGGCGATCCCCGTCCTGGGGGCCGTCGCGGCGGCGGCCCTCGCCGTGGAGGAGCGCGGCCGACGCCGCTGACCAGCCACGTGCAACAGGGCCGGCGCCCCGGCGTCGCGCCTCTTTCTGTCATGCCCCTGACTTCCCCGTACGGAAAGGAAAGGCCATGTCCCCCATCCCCCGCAGGTCCCTCCTCAAGGCGGCCGCCGTCGCCGGAGCCGCCGCCCGGTTCAGCTGGGCCCTGGGCGCGCAGGACGCGCAGGCCGCCCCGAGAGCGGAGGCCGCCGACGCGGACCCGGTGACCCTGGACTGGCTGGAGGACGGCGGCCTCGGTGAGGCCCCCGGCTCGACCGTGGGCGTGCCCTGGCCGAAGGGCGCGTACGAGAAGGACCAGACGTTCGCGCTGGCCGACGCCGACGGCAGGGCCGTGCCCGTCCAGTCCTGGCCGATCGGCTACTGGCCGGACGGCTCACTGAAGTGGACCGCGCACGCGGTCGGGCCCGGGGCGGGCAACGGGAAGCTCACGCTCGGCGCGGGCTCGCCCGCCGCGCCCGCGAAGAAGGTGACCGTCGACAGGCGCGGCAGCTCCATCGAGGTGTCGACCGGTGTCATCACCGCCAGGATCGGCAGGAGCGGCTCGGCCCTGGTCAAGTCCGTGCTGCGCGGCTCGACGGAGATCGCCAGGGACGGCCGTCTCGTGCTGCTGCGCCAGCCGGAGATCGAGGACGGCGACCAGGGCGCCGAGAAGTACGAGCGGTTCGAGAGCGTCGTCGCGCAGACCGAGGTCGAGCAGGACGGGCCGGTCCGCGCCGTCGTCCGCATCGACGGCAAGCACCGTAAGGGAAGCAGGAGTTGGCTCCCGTTCTCGGTCCGGCTCTACTTCTACGCGGGCGGCGAGTCCTTCCGCATGGTGCACACGATCACCTTCGACGGCACGCAGGAGCCCGGCAAGGCCGGTGGTGACTTCATCCGCGGCATCGGAGTCCGCTTCAAGGTGCCGATGCGCGACGCCGCGTACGACCGGCACATCCGGATCGGCGGGGAGGGGACCGGTCTGCTGCGCGAGGCGGTGAAGGGCGTCACCGGGCTGCGACGGGACCCGGGCGCGGCCGTCCGGACGGCCCAGTTCGAGGGCGAGAAGCTACCCGATCCGTCGACCTGGGACCAGCGGGTGACCACCCGGCTCCAGTACATCCCCGAATGGGGCGACTACACCCTCTCGCAGCTCTCCGCCGACGGCTTCACGGTCCGCAAGCGGACGAAGAAGGGGCACGGCTGGATCGGCGCGG belongs to Streptomyces sp. V3I8 and includes:
- a CDS encoding ABC transporter substrate-binding protein, whose protein sequence is MGINGSVERRTVLKAAGASLTAAGLAATTGCGGDSGGSGDGTVEIRFAWWGAEERAKRINRSIKLFEKKYPKIKVKTDFQDYVAFWEKFQTQAAGGNPPDVFQNAVAFLRKYDKRSVLLDLKSQVDAGNLDLKNFRSGVEKVGEVDGKLLGVPVGSNTMSLVIDEKVFEAAGVKAEQGWTWDEYFGALKKIHDTQKVAGDTGYFGIMYLYDLYLRQNGKAFFTEDGLGFEEADLTEWWQDGYNRVKAGIVTDPKKVEQLKPKSALASGDAASEFTWDNFTVRYTTEGDSTYGLAPIPTTDGKDTGQYLGSLMLSGFARTEHPEEVAQFISFMVHDPEVGKIMGYDRGILATTEQFEAYKPTDAPNQAIAKYEEDVAAAGLLGTITPHPAGADTVEAAFLRVAADMSTGKTKVSDAVKQFFSEAKTALAA
- a CDS encoding carbohydrate ABC transporter permease → MGTAVTTLIKDSPPDVPQERPGPPAALRRRGRRDNLAGYLFMSPWIAGFLLLTAGPMAASLYFAFTDYNLFDSPKWIGFDNFTRMFDDPRWQKSVEVTAKYVVIGTPLKLMLALGVALLLSQSRRGQAFYRAAFYAPSLIGASVSVGFVWRALFSDDAAVDRTQSFFGLDVGGWVGNPDWVLYSLVALTVWQFGAPMVIFLAGLKQVPKELYEAAEVDGAGPFKRFWSITLPMISPVLFFNVLLETIHSFQIFGSAYVVSNATCGPADATLVYTCYLYQKGFKEAQMGFASAMAWMLLLAVALVTVVLFWSQKRWVHYEEASR
- a CDS encoding carbohydrate ABC transporter permease; translation: MSTGTATTATVTTTGAGPSRSPREPGRGRTGSLAWHLGALLVLAVVIYPVIWVLGASFKPSREIIGSLELFPTDPILQNFKGLADGIADISIATFFQNSLLYALGSVAGILVSCSLTAYAFARIRFAGRNLMFSLMIGTLLLPYHVLLIPQYVMFQKLELINTYVPLLLGKYLATEAFFVFLMVQFMRNLPRELDEAARLDGCGHLRIYWSIVLPLCRPALITSAIFTFINAWNDFMGPLIYLNEPAKYTVSLGMMMFRDQEGVANYGGMIAMSLVALLPVLAFFLAFQRYLIDGMATSGLKG